A genome region from Scyliorhinus torazame isolate Kashiwa2021f chromosome 13, sScyTor2.1, whole genome shotgun sequence includes the following:
- the LOC140388066 gene encoding potassium voltage-gated channel subfamily A member 1 → MTVLGGDNMDEAAALPGHPQDSYPPDNDDHECCERVVINISGLRFETQLKTLAQFPNTLLGNPKKRMRYFDPLRNEYFFDRNRPSFDAILYYYQSGGRLRRPVNVPLEMFSEEIKFYELGEEAMEKFREDEGFIREEERPLPENEYQRQVWLLFEHPESSGPARGIAIVSVMVILISIVIFCLETLPQLKDDRKRTMQVGNTTVPYKSNILSDPFFIVETLCIIWFSFELMVRFFACPSKAEFFKNIMNFIDIVAIIPYFITLGTELAEEEEGNMSGEQATSLAILRVIRLVRVFRIFKLSRHSKGLQILGQTLKASMRELGLLIFFLFIGVILFSSAVFFAEADDPETHFSSIPDSFWWAVVSMTTVGYGDMYPITIGGKIVGSLCAIAGVLTIALPVPVIVSNFNYFYHRETEGEEQAQYLHVSCPNIASDSDLRSRSSSTISKSDYMEIEEDVNNSIDNFREANLRTGNCTVSNQNCVNKSKLLTDV, encoded by the coding sequence atgaccgTGCTCGGCGGCGACAACATGGACGAGGCGGCCGCGCTGCCCGGCCACCCTCAGGACAGCTACCCGCCGGACAACGATGACCATGAGTGCTGCGAGCGGGTGGTCATCAACATCTCGGGCCTGCGCTTCGAGACGCAGCTGAAGACGCTGGCCCAGTTCCCCAACACCCTGCTGGGCAACCCCAAGAAGCGGATGAGGTACTTCGACCCGCTGAGGAACGAGTACTTCTTCGATCGCAACCGGCCCAGCTTCGACGCCATCCTGTACTATTACCAGTCGGGCGGCCGCCTGCGCCGGCCGGTCAACGTGCCCCTCGAGATGTTCTCCGAGGAGATCAAGTTCTACGAGCTGGGCGAGGAGGCCATGGAGAAATTTCGCGAGGACGAGGGCTTCATCCGGGAGGAGGAGCGGCCCCTGCCCGAGAATGAGTACCAGCGCCAGGTGTGGCTGCTCTTCGAGCACCCGGAGAGCTCGGGGCCGGCCCGGGGCATCGCCATCGTCTCGGTCATGGTCATCCTCATCTCCATCGTCATCTTCTGCCTGGAGACCCTGCCCCAGCTCAAGGACGACAGGAAGAGGACCATGCAGGTGGGCAACACCACCGTACCCTACAAGTCCAACATCCTCAGCGACCCCTTCTTCATCGTGGAGACCCTGTGCATCATCTGGTTCTCCTTCGAGCTCATGGTCCGCTTCTTCGCCTGCCCCAGCAAGGCGGAGTTCTTCAAGAACATCATGAACTTTATCGACATCGTGGCCATCATCCCTTACTTCATCACGCTGGGCACCGagctggccgaggaggaggagggcaaTATGAGCGGGGAGCAGGCCACCTCCCTGGCCATCCTGCGGGTCATCCGCCTGGTGCGGGTCTTCCGCATCTTCAAGCTTTCCCGCCACTCCAAAGGGCTCCAGATCCTGGGTCAGACCCTCAAGGCCAGCATGAGGGAGCTGGGCTTGCTCATCTTCTTCCTCTTCATCGGGGTTATCCTCTTCTCCAGCGCTGTGTTCTTCGCCGAGGCGGACGACCCCGAGACCCACTTCTCCAGCATCCCGGACTCCTTCTGGTGGGCGGTGGTGTCCATGACCACGGTGGGCTACGGCGACATGTACCCCATCACCATCGGGGGCAAGATCGTGGGCTCGCTGTGCGCCATCGCCGGCGTGCTGACCATCGCCCTGCCCGTGCCCGTCATCGTCTCCAACTTCAACTACTTCTACCaccgggagacggagggcgaggaacAGGCCCAGTACCTGCACGTCAGCTGCCCCAACATCGCCTCGGACAGCGACTTACGAAGCCGCAGCTCCTCCACCATCAGCAAGTCCGATTACATGGAGATCGAGGAAGATGTAAACAACAGCATAGACAATTTCAGAGAAGCAAATCTCAGAACTGGCAACTGCACTGTTTCAAACCAAAACTGTGTCAACAAAAGTAAACTACTGACTGATGTTTAA